CTTCCAAAAGAAACGGAAGAAGAGAAAGCTGCTCGTCGTGAAGCCATGCAAAAAGCTTTGAAACATGCGACAGTATCTCCTTTCTCTATGATAGAGCTCATCGTTGAAGCTCTTGAAACCACCAAAGAAGCTGTTGGTAAGTCCAACACCAATGCGGCGAGTGACTTAGGAGTGGCTGCTCTCAATCTCAAGGCTGGACTTCAGGGGGCTTGGCTCAATGTCCTGATCAACATTTCAGGAATCAAGGACCAAGACTTCGTCCAAGAATACCATAGCAAGGGACTCGAACTCCTCCAAACCGGTTCTGATCTTGCAGATAACATTTACCAAACCATTTTAGAAAGTCTATCTTAAACCTAGCAAATAAAAATAAAGAAAGAAGGGATTCTATGGTTTTATCGGATATTGAAATTGCCAATTCTGTCCAAATGAAGCCCATCACGGAAATCGCTGCTGAACTTGGATTGACTGAAGACGACATTTCGCTCTACGGAAAATACAAGGCAAAAATCGATAGCAACCAACTGGAACAACTCAAG
Above is a window of Streptococcus sp. LPB0220 DNA encoding:
- a CDS encoding cyclodeaminase/cyclohydrolase family protein, coding for MKLVDLSITEFAKFLGSDAPAPGGGSAAALSAANGISLTKMVCELTIGKKKYAEFEDHIKGVHEKSAQLQDQLLEAIDKDTEAFNVVSAVFDLPKETEEEKAARREAMQKALKHATVSPFSMIELIVEALETTKEAVGKSNTNAASDLGVAALNLKAGLQGAWLNVLINISGIKDQDFVQEYHSKGLELLQTGSDLADNIYQTILESLS